CGCGTCCACACCAGCCCGAAGAACAGGCAGGTCACGCCCAGCATCAGCCAGTCCAGGCCTGACCCCGGCGAATGCTCTCCCCGCACCTGCTGTTCGCGCGCAAGGTACGCCAGCAGCATGAAGATCGCGACCGCGCCGCCGAGTTTCACGACTCGCAGCGATTCCTCGTCATCCTCGGTCCAGATGAACTCCGCAGTGGCGCGGCCGAGGCCGGGATACGTCAGCGCGGATCGGCCGTCGTTTTTAATTTGCTCCGCCAATCAGGCTCCCCCAACATTTTTTCCGCGCCGTCCAACTCCTCTCATGATTACCAACAGCCTGACCTCAGCGCCGGATTGCATCAAGCGCCTTTTCCATCGCGCTCAACGCAAAATCGACCTCGTCCGGCATGATCGTAAGCACCGGCGCAAGCCGGACTACGTTGTCCGCATTGAGCGTCCAGTTCAGAACCACCCCGCGCGCTAAAGTCGCCGCCACAAAGCGCCGCGCCAGCGCCGCATCGCGAAACTCGATACCCACCAGCATCCCGAGTCCGCGCACTGCCGCGATTTCCGGCGCGCGCATCGCCAACAGCCGCCGCACGATCTCCTTGCCAATCGTCGCGGCGCGCTCGTATAGACGCTCGCGCACGATCACGTTCAGGGCAGCCAGTCCGGCTGCGCACGAAAGCGGATGGCCGCCGAAGGTCGTTATATGTCCGAGCGGGGGATCGTGCGAGAGCGTGCCAAGAAGCTCGTCGCGGCCGCACAATGCGCCCAGCGGCAGACCGCCGCCGAGCGCCTTGGCCATCACGACAATGTCGGGCACGACGCCAAAATGCTCGAGCGCGAACAGCTTGCCGGTGCGGCCAAAGCCCGTCAGCACCTCGTCGAAGATGAGCATCGCACCCGCGCGATCGCATCGTTCACGCAGCGCGCGAATGAATCCGGCCTCCGGGATGCGCACGCCGCCCTCGGCCTGCACCGGCTCGACAACCACCGCCGCGATGGTCGAATCGATTTTCGCAAGCGCTCCCTCGTCGCCGAACGGCAGATGCCGCACCGGGCCGGGTAGCGCGCCGAACGGCTCGCGCATCGCGCGATTTCCCGCCAGCGCAAGCGCG
The DNA window shown above is from Candidatus Binatus sp. and carries:
- a CDS encoding aspartate aminotransferase family protein, encoding MSDLGDFFRQNLAQTSDAPIGLEISRAEGSWLVASDGRRYLDFIAGIGVCALGHGHPEVLAAIGEQARRHLHVMVYGEYVIESQVMLARRLTELLPRPLERVYFTNSGAEAIECALKVARKFTGRAGFVAFDGAYHGDTMGALALAGNRAMREPFGALPGPVRHLPFGDEGALAKIDSTIAAVVVEPVQAEGGVRIPEAGFIRALRERCDRAGAMLIFDEVLTGFGRTGKLFALEHFGVVPDIVVMAKALGGGLPLGALCGRDELLGTLSHDPPLGHITTFGGHPLSCAAGLAALNVIVRERLYERAATIGKEIVRRLLAMRAPEIAAVRGLGMLVGIEFRDAALARRFVAATLARGVVLNWTLNADNVVRLAPVLTIMPDEVDFALSAMEKALDAIRR